One genomic region from Pyxicephalus adspersus chromosome 1, UCB_Pads_2.0, whole genome shotgun sequence encodes:
- the RGN gene encoding regucalcin (The sequence of the model RefSeq protein was modified relative to this genomic sequence to represent the inferred CDS: added 89 bases not found in genome assembly) produces the protein MSSIKIECVVTEKYRIGESPVWDDKEGVLVYVDITGQKVCRWNPNTKEIQTVNLKEPVGSVALRKSGGYVIATGTTFAALNWEDQSVTPLAQVDEDKPNNRFNDGKVDPQGRFFAGTMSQEIRPAVVERNQGSLFTLYPDHSVVKHFDMVDISNGLDWSLDHKTLYYIDSLSFAVDALDYDVKTGKTSNRRHVYKLQQDEGIPDGMCIDSEGKLWVACYNGGRVIRIDPDAGKVIQTVRLPVDKTTSCCFGGKDYSEMYVTSACDGMDEDWTARQPQSGGIYKITGLGVKGIPPTEFAG, from the exons ATGTCATCCATCAAGATCGAATGTGTTGTGACAGAGAAATACAGGATTGGAGAATCTCCAGTCTGGGACGATAAAGAAGGAGTATTAGTGTACGTTGACATCACAGGACAGAAGGTCTGCCGATGGAACCCCAATACTAAAGAAATTCAGACTGTTAATCTAA AGGAACCTGTTGGCTCTGTTGCACTTCGGAAGTCAGGTGGCTATGTGATTGCCACAGGCACTACATTTGCTGCTCTGAATTGGGAGGACCAGTCAGTAACCCCTCTTGCCCAAGTTGATGAAGACAAGCCCAACAATCGTTTTAATGATGGAAAAGTTGACCCACAAGGAAGATTTTTTGCAG GGACTATGTCTCAGGAAATCCGTCCTGCAGTTGTAGAAAGAAACCAAGGCTCATTGTTCACCCTGTATCCAGACCACTCTGTAGTGAAACACTTTGATATGGTGGATATCTCTAATGGGTTAGATTGGTCTTTGGATCACAAAACCCTCTACTACATAGACAGCCTTTCCTTTGCTGTAGATGCATTAGATTACGATGTGAAAACTGGAAAAACAT CAAACCGACGCCATGTCTACAAACTGCAGCAGGATGAAGGTATTCCAGATGGCATGTGCATAGACTCAGAGGGCAAATTGTGGGTTGCTTGCTATAATGGAGGACGTGTTATCCGTATTGACCCTGATGCTG gGAAGGTGATCCAGACTGTAAGGCTGCCAGTGGATAAGACAACTTCTTGCTGTTTTGGAGGAAAAGACTATTCAGAGATGTATGTGACATCCGCCTGTGATGGGATGGACGAAGATT